AAAAATTAACCCAGCTTACAAACTTTCATCACAGTGCTTACAAAACTACTCAGCAAACCAAATTAACTCagcaaacaaaaaatttatgaaTAGAATTAAGTCAATTAACTCAGCAACAGAATTATCACAGTGCTTATGAACAAATATGaacaaaattatgaataaaattatgAACAGCAAAACAGAAATTTTATgaacaaaattaacaaactaCACAACATTTAATATTATCATTGTTTATGAACAAATATGAGCAAAATTATGAACAGCAAACAGAAATTTTATGAACAAAATTCACAAACTACACAGCATTCAATATTATTAGTGCTTATGAACAAgtatgaatttaaaaaatgaacaaaattaTGAACAGCAAAGTGACTGTGTTTAACAAACTACACAGCATTCAATATTCTCAATATTCAATGTTCTCAATTTATCACAGTACTCACCGGCTGCGAGGAGGAAGGGCAGTGAAAGAAACACAACGGCGACACAGAGAGAGAGATCTCGAACAGAGGAGACGGCCAACGAGCTTCCAAACGACGGCGACGGCTGCGGTGGCTGTGTGAGTAGGTGTGGCTGCGTTGGTTTCCTTCTTTATCCATTtgttttctaaattattatttagaAAATAGTTTGGGCCTAATTACTGTTCGAGGCCCATAACTCAGTGTTCAACTTCATGTGGATCATTGTTGAAGATACAGCCCAATTTATTGACCAAAAACGGTACTGCccaatttcaatttttgttACATTCTATTTATTTCGACAGtaacaattttatattttaacaataACACTTAGCAATAACCTTAACCCACTAACTGTGAataccctctctctctctctctctctctctaagaCTTCATGCCCAACCAGCAGCTGCAGCCGGCGCCCAGCCCCGCCGTCGCCGAACTCTTCTCCTCACGTTGTCGTCGGCAGTGACAGACAGAGGGTCAGATCGAAGTTCTTCTCCTCTACTTCGTCGCCTCTGGACTTGCAGATCGAAGCTTGTGGCCGTCTTCTCTACGTCGACATAGTCTCCTCTTCAAGCCCGATCAGTTTGCTTCCTCCCTCGCTGGTAAGTTTGCTCGATCCTCCTCTCTGTCTCGCCTTTCCTCCCTCGCCGTCAGCTTGGTTTCTCTCTCGCGGGTTTCGTTCCTCTTTCACCATATGTATGGTTCCTCCTTCGCGGATTTCGTTCCTCCTCCGTCACCGTATGCTTggttcatttttttcttttgttaatttctatgattttaaatttctttgtttgtatGATTCTGAACCTGAAATATTCAATTAATGAGTGTCtgattattttgttatttttttaattaattttgtatgaaaaattaTGATAATAATTGATTTCATGTCCTTATTGTTGATGCTGTTCTGTTTGTTAAATGGCTCTGTTGATGGTAGTACTTTGTTAAACTTTttgatggttaatttttttttgctgaGTTAATCTTCTGATCGTGGTGTTATGTATTTTGCTGAGTTAATTTGTTTAAAACCAATTCTAATTGTGGTGTGGAGATGGAAcaacttaaaataaatttttaatgataaattataaataatttattatataaaattataaaattttaaattttattaatttaaaaattattaaatttaaatatttaaaattatatattaaatttttaataatttattttatatttaactaAACTGGTTGACCCTCGGTTGAATTTcggttaaattttttatttttatttattttctaaagcAAATATGGATATGCTGCAATTTCTTCTAACTCCTATTAGTTAGTTCTGATCCCAGGCTCTTTGTTTGTTCTACCAACAATagaaaacataaacaaaaaagaaaaaaaattgaccCTTTTTCATCCTTTGATGGAATTGAGACTTGAACATGAAAAATCCTATTTTTGTGGCTCCCTTTGAAAAAAAAGGGATTCTTTACATCTGGGTCTTTTTGTATGCCACTTATGACTGAATGTATGATATCTGTGTTGATAACTCAGATGTTCATGTTTTTCTAGTATTAAGGCATGTTTAGCTTTTGGTTTGAGAGTTTTTGATTAACTTAGATAAGTTAGTTAGTTAAGAATGGAGGAAGTTGAACAAACTAATAGATTAGTTGTTGAAAGATGTCATAGAGTTCTTAGTATTTTATCTCAGCCAGGGGATCAAGTTCAGAATAGGAATTTAATGGTGGAAACTGGTGAAAGCTGTGTTATTAAGGTTCAAGAAAGTTGCTTTTTTGCTTCACAATGGTTTGGGTCATGCAAGAGTGAGGAAGCATAGAAAGCTTCAAGTACCCTTTTCTCAAAGCATACTCTTAGATAACCCGAATTGCttcaagaacaacaaccacCACCGTAATCATGATCAATCAAAGAAAGTAGTGATGCTGCCTGAAATTTTGATAATCCTTGTTAATCTTTGAAAAAGTTTGTTGCTCTTGAGTAACTTTTTATTGTGTTATTGTGATTTGATTATTGGTGTTgctttattttaaattttaattggtGTTATTGTCTTGTAAGTTGTAATTTGCTATAATTTCGTGTAATTTTTTCTTAGTGTGCTGATCTtataatttgttaattgttCTTGTGTTATATGTTAACTTGTTTTAATTCTTTGTTGTGTTTGTCCTTGTGGTACGAATTCTTCTTATTTGAAGGCTTTCTTTTTGGTTGTGAATAAGCCGGCATTTGACTTAGATAAACTTTTCTATGATGCTGtttttatatatgaatatttaattattttttaattctaagTCATTCAATTCGTCTGTTAGGTATTATGCCTCTAGCTTCATTATTGTCATTCATCAGTGATTAATTGAACTCCAATTTATTTTATTGCCTCTACTTCATTTGTCTTAGTTTAAGGTGGATATATGAGTTTTTTAAATATGGTGATATGGTGACAAAGTTTTATCTTTGTTTCTATCTTATTTTCCCATATAAAGTATGAGTATCATGTCATtatgcaataataataatttaatcttAGTCATCAAATGATATACATCATGGTACTTGGATGTTTGCTTCTTATTTTCTGGGAAGTTCATCAGTTTCTTGGCTATCCCTTTTAATACTTCGAGACTTCATTTATTCAAGTTTCGGCAAATGCTACATTATTTATTTGAGTTTTGACAAATGCTACATTATTTCTTCAGAGATTAAAGATTGATTGTTAATATTTTGATGTTTGAACTTTTTTaggatatttatttataatttatttattattttactataaataatttttctagTTGAACCACGGTTGGACTGGTTGAACTAGTGAACCAGTGAAACAGTGACTAGAGCAGCTTAATGACCGATCCAGTTTTCAGAACTTTGGTTTATATTAAGactataattatgttttattgtgtttatttatattttatttattattttattataaaacgatTATTTCGGTTGAACCATGGTTGAATCGGTTAGACCAGTGAATCAATGACTAATGCGGTTTGATGACCGGAccgattttcagaaccttgatAATGAACGTGGATGGTGAATTGCCGAATATAAAGAGGTGGATTGTGTTGTACCCTATTTACATGAATTCGAAGAAGACGATGGCAGAAGGAAGACGAATTGGATTCAGCAAAGCTTGCGAGAATCCCACGTGTGCTGAAATTGGCGATTGCTGCAGCTATCTGAAACTCCCTTTTGCAATTGAggtatctttaaaaaatttaaaatttttgggttttatgaatatttattgctattagatttttatttatgtatgaTAACTTTGTTGATGAACACAGATTGACAAGGCTTACCCGCGTGATTTCATGCAAAAAGGGAGAGTGAGGGTGTTGCTAAAGAAGGAAGATGACACTCTTTTTAATCCCACTATCTCATCCAGTAAGTTGTTCAATATAGATTTGTAATCAAATTTTTGTGACTACCCATTTTACTTTATGTTTATGTAAAGTTAAATCAATGTAGTACTCTGAATTGTTTTTCTCTAACATCAATAGCTGTTGGGTGTTGGCTGAATCATGCGTCTTAGATAGTTCTTGATGTGTATGATAATGTCACTTGTAAAATTGAATTGTTTACTGTTGAATGTTCAATCCAAGTGTTCCTTGACTTTTGTTATCTGCAAATAGTCATGGATTGGGTTGCAAACATCAATATGAAATTCCCCTAAATCAATTAGATTAAAGTCTAGCGCAGGTGTTGCTTATTAGGGTAGTATATTTTTAGGTCATGTTTATTGGTGACTATAGAGTTGAAAGTTTGACAAGACTCAATTCATAAAATGTCGTTTCCCTTTGTAGCATTGGTAGTATCCTAATACTTTCGAATCTTGATGTATTTACTTTTGCTAGCTTTGGAGTTGATGAGAATCATGTCTTGATGTTGGATGGTCTTAGTTTGGATGGTCTTATTTGTTGATAGTAATTTATTCCAAATAACATTAACCACGACCTATTTTTCTTATGCTGCTCCATGGTTTTACCATGTGGTAGGTTACTGCTATTAGTTTTCCCTTTTCCATAGATGAGGGAGAGCTGCTTCACCGAGGCTGAAGTTTAGAGTCCATATTAGAATGTTGAGAAAAACATTTTTATAGTTACTTCTCATTTGTTGCACATATATGACAAATTATTGAAGCTGGTTGTTATTTTTCTTGCAGGAAAACAGCTAATGCTTCGTGTTGCAGACATGGTACCCAAACATCATGGAAGGACAAAGAAACAGGAGGCGGCTGTGTCAACATCAAATGCAGGAGCTTCCAACAAATCTGGGAAAGGTGGAAAAAAGAGgagataatttttaaaaatattatcttaattATTGGATGTATTGTTGTAGGGGTAATTTGTCCTAATTGAGTTCAAGTTTTTACCACCCGAATGAGTGTCAATGTATTTATGAACCTTCACCAAACAGTTTCAAGGATCGTGCACTTGATTATAGGACATTTTATTCCTATAATCCAACATTGGTAAAACtctttttcttcccttttgtCGAGGGAAGAATCACATCATGTTTGTGCTTTACAATCAAGAAACAACTAATAGAACATGCATTTTTTTTTCTGGATCCATTATAAAAGACATTTAATCGCATATATGCAAAAGTATATAATTGTGCATCCGTCATATATCAATGTTGAATACAAAACTAACTTTTATTTCTAGTTTGTATTATGGTTTCCTCAAAGTTTGTGAAGTTTATTCATACACTCTTAGTGTAGAATAGTTTTATATGTGTATCTAATAACATAACAGTAAATcagcaaaaataattattttttacattgaCCATGTGAATAGTGATCCAAAAGGTTGATATGATTGCACAACATGTTTTACAGTATCAGTGCatgaaaattaaactcaattaatTTCTTGATTTTTATGATTCCAAAAGTTGTCTTTTAATTAAATAGTATGAACGTAGTTTTGAGAAGTTGCTTTGCTAGTGTCACAAGGGTTATATTGAAGAATAGATTTCTATTCTGGTTTCAGAAGTCTATGCCAGATAAAGCAGTACAAGCATGTTTATGAAGAGTGTTGTCCTCGTTTTACTTGCTACAGAAACCAAAACGCATTGTACATTctgtttaattaaaaatattcaaaCATGACATCGGTGTGCATGAATTCAACAAATATACTATGAATCAATTGATTTACAAGCCTCTTCCCTTCTCATAACTTCCCAGTGTTCAAGACAATGACAACAATGTTGTCCTAATTTATTGAACGCATACAAAATACAAAGCAAGTGAAAATGCACCTTTTCAAAAAATTACAGACTTTTTCCCTCACTATTTGGCTGTGAAGTGTTTGCAAATGCCAATATTACAATTGTTCTATGCACTCACATTTTTATGCAACCAAATACACAAGGAAATAAATGTACAAAATTGAAGGATTCAATTTTGGTTGAATCAATTCAAAAACCAGACTGGCATCTGTACAGTTGAAGTTAAATCCTGCAgcttcaaacaagaaaaatccGGTTTATAGCCGTGTGAATCACTGCCAGCTGATTTACAATACCAAGCAAGTTCTTCACTAACTCGAGAAAGTCGTTCAGCTTGTGAAAACCTCCTATTGAGTCCATTGTTACTGGAATCCAAAGCACCCTTACCCTGTACCtataaaccacaaaataaaaggaacatgAGTAAGAAGAGGGGGGTAAAAAGTACCAAGTACTGAAGGTTAAGAAGCATGCCTGAATCCTTAACAACTGAAAAAGATGTTGGGTGATTTGTTTCCCAATAAGTTTTTTCAGCATGTCATCCAATTCTGCAATCTTCCTCATTAGGTTGGTCTTATTCGTCCACAAGAAGAGGCAGTAAATACGGTGAACAACAAATTTGTAATTCTAGTGTGGATGTGTGTTGCTCACAATTGCATCTTGTGTCATACCTTCAACATTTCATTCTGTGCAGAAAGCAACTGATCTCGCTCTTGAAGTTGCTGCACTGCAATTTGAGCAGCAATTACATCTTCATCTTTAGTTTTGAGTTCCGATATGCAGCTGGGTGACAAATTTAGCAGTAAGAAAATTATGTACTCTCCCCCATAAAAAAGTAGtaagaaaattgaaaaacaaatttGGTGCAACTTTAAGTTTATAAATTAGAGTTAACCTCTAAAGTGGTCCCTGAAATTGGCGACTTACACTGAAATATTTCCTCAGATCCTAATTGTACTATTTTAGTCATCCAGATTCGAAAAAATGCAGTACGCTAGTAccacaccctaaaccctaaatgtGGTGTGTTTCAGTAAACATTAAGCGAGAGTAGCATGCCACCATTTATATGGAATTTTACAAAATAAGAAGTTCCTATGCCTGGTTGATAAGTAAACATTAAGGATATAAGTTATATGATAGATTGATAGGAAACAGCAGTAATACTACAAAAATAGAAAACTAATACATTCTACAAATATACAGGAAAATAACTTTGCTGACAGATGATTTTCCAAATGTACTAacctttctctttcttcaagGAGATCATTCAGCCTCAGGTTGAGGTTCTCTTTTTCCTAATGACAAATTGTGAAAACTAAGATAAACACGTGACTGAAGGGTGAAAAATAGTTGGGTCATAATCTCAGCACTAGGTACCTTTGCAGAATATTCTTCTCTTTGATAATGAGCATCTTCTAACCATTTTACAATTTGATTTTGATCTATCAAATCCTAAAACATATCAGAAGCAAAATTGCAACACAATCAGGAATTGCATCCAGGAAATCCCACAATTTGAGAAAGAAGCTGAAACTTACAGCATAGttggtaatgtccagtttgaCACCTAGAAGGTCTCGAATGACATCATGAGTCATGCTTTCAACAGCAGCAAGCCTTGTTTGCAGCCTTCACACCTAAGccaatataaaattttaatccaTTTTCATCATTATCCGCTTTAGAATGCATACTATCTAGTACCCACAACCATTTTTGAGGACCCTCAAAGGCATACAGCCACCAATGACGATCAATATAGACGGGAAAAACCACTGCGTTGTAAACAAATGTATCAAAATAGTAACATGCAAGCATTAGTTCGTTCAATGGCATCAAACACCTAGAATAAGAGGCAAAAACCATacagtttttagtataattaggCAATGCATTGCTTAATGAACCAGAGACATCCACAATTTCATCACTAAAAACAGACAGTCACAAAAATCTTAACACATGAAATCTGTTGAgaaataacaaaggaaacaaaagCCAATCAATgcttgttgagttaagaaattaactaaattaattaatgatgacaaacattattctATTGGACAAgttaaataattagtgttgattatTTATGATTAATTGTTGCAGGCTAAATATCATTGTTGTAGCAGGCCAatataaaacaagtgaaatccACTGGTGGGCtatacaaacaaagaaagccCAAACGGATTCAAAGCAATGAAACCAGCTGAGCCAAAGAAATCAAATGGGTTGCTTGATGGATATCCGATACAAGCCCATTGGCAAGCAAATCCCTCCAATTTGCTTTCACCAAAAGTAACATTCACTTTTTTCCTCTTGGTCAGAAATCAGAAAAGTGAGAGAGTGCTTAGTTCCTAAGCTAttcacagaagaagaaagaaagagaaggttAGGCAAGAAAGGTTGAGGTCAAATCAGTAAAAatcaaaccaaatcaagctaAAGCAAAGGTTAAAGGTAACACATTTTCTATTGCATGCATATTgctttcttctccttcttcccaACTCTCTGCCAGTCCAAAATGGGATACATGGGAAAGACGATTTCTGTTCTTCACTATTGTGCATCTATGGTCACAAGTGTGTCTTAGAAACCAAGTTATTTTTCAACGGCCAAGATCTGGGTTTACCATTAAAGATATCTGTTTCTGCTGTTCTGTGGCTTTCAGTCAACGAGAGAAGGTCAGAACCAAAGTTTCTATCTTgagaattaataaaaaaaagtgagaTTGTGGGTTGGTGAAGCACAAAGCTCAAGAGTTGACCTGGGAGAGAGCAACtcagcaacatgcaaggagatacaAAAGAAGTGGGTTCACTATTCAGAAGCCAAGGAGAGATAACCAGTGTTCTTGAGGTGTATGTTCTGAGAAGAGCTATCTGAAGAAGTTCATCCACTTGGACAGTGCTTCCTAGTCAAAGGAGCATTCCGCCAGAATGAAGAACGGAATCAGAGGCTAGCAAATCTGGTTTATCATATAGCAAAAAGGCTGTTGAAGCATCAAtatccttcatgttttacagattgtaATTCTCTTTTTAATGTTTATCTTTCTATAATTTCTTGAGGTAAAAGGCTAAATGAGAGAGTCATTGAAAGAGCTTATGAGTGGAAAAGGAAGAGAGATACATATGAgtgaaaagcctagagttatttcagatttctttaggttaagtctgtgtcttgtatcttgtacttGTAAGGTacccctttcttagttgggttaacACTAAGAGTTAATAGTTAGGTATTACCATAACcaagtcaagttaggttagaaatTGAGAGTGAAAGGATTGCGTCAATCCTgtggaattggtgtatgtaatactataactatagtggaaatttcaccaatgttgtggtggagactggatgtaggttgcattgcacaagGCAACTGAACCAGGATATGTGTTGGTGCCAGCTTCTCTCTTTCCTGCTCTGTtatgttttctgatattcatgagacaaaaataaattgtctcataaatttttcactgctgagttcaaacagaatcaaaatTGAAAGTTTGTTTTAAAGGGTTATTTCAGTAACATAAAAAAaggtcatagattcaacccccttcttTAAGCCTTCTACAACCTTCAATTAGTATCTAGAGCCAAGGTCTATTCACCGCTTGGAGCAAAGGTCCAATGGCATACAACTTAGGCACAACCACAGTTGCCTATACTCTAACTAAAGGCCAGTCAAACAACAGGCCACCCTTCTTCAACGGGAAGAACTATGCCTACTGGAAAGAGAGGATgaggat
This sequence is a window from Arachis stenosperma cultivar V10309 chromosome 10, arast.V10309.gnm1.PFL2, whole genome shotgun sequence. Protein-coding genes within it:
- the LOC130954464 gene encoding signal recognition particle 19 kDa protein-like; translated protein: MNVDGELPNIKRWIVLYPIYMNSKKTMAEGRRIGFSKACENPTCAEIGDCCSYLKLPFAIEIDKAYPRDFMQKGRVRVLLKKEDDTLFNPTISSRKQLMLRVADMVPKHHGRTKKQEAAVSTSNAGASNKSGKGGKKRR